One genomic window of Streptomonospora nanhaiensis includes the following:
- a CDS encoding GTPase: protein MSRPPAMPEATGAGQHGPGAADQSEPRPGRHERADPAAPPRRGRAKHRGASSDTRFEKVLENLGARIRNLRFAEGLPGAEEGATARTDVLHQLEDYVLPRVRRPDTPLLIAVAGSTGAGKSTLVNSLVGEQVTTTGVRRPTTNSPVLACNPADVDWFSEASFLPTLPRVRQQGLAMPGKDGMLVLAPSESMPEGVALLDTPDVDSAVSAHHEFAAKFLDAADLWVFVTTSRRYADARVWEFLQVARDRDTSLAVVLSRVPKKGRRQLVEHFGAMLEANGLGGATRFVIPETDQIAGERFKGNTVDPIRDYLADVAGDLVQRDRVSLRTFIGVIDSFRTRVPDLAKQVEVQVEIRRALESAVQSAYESAGAEVDTALSDGSLLTGNLLARWHDIAASGELVRMLRSRGKRKPRGGGQERDRVQALERAVRDSLESLVLTSAERAVERVADRWSDIPGGQDLADRAGGRRLPESFGPRTRDAVAAWQHTVSEMIAADGATKRSVARVADFDKQAFTLVLIVELLGFDAASAAGGARTSPNRLLKGVFGADSLRNIGNRARNDLRQRIGTLLYEERTRFTDTLAAVKLPDESDAVQLYQATYNLEIAR from the coding sequence GTCCGAGCCAAGACCGGGCCGCCACGAGCGGGCCGACCCGGCCGCGCCGCCGCGGCGGGGGCGCGCAAAGCACCGGGGCGCCTCCAGCGACACCCGGTTCGAGAAGGTCCTGGAGAACCTCGGCGCGCGCATCCGCAACCTGCGCTTCGCCGAGGGCCTGCCCGGTGCCGAGGAGGGCGCGACCGCGCGCACCGACGTCCTGCACCAGCTCGAAGACTACGTGCTGCCGCGCGTCCGCCGCCCCGACACCCCCCTGCTCATCGCGGTCGCCGGCTCCACCGGGGCGGGCAAGTCCACCCTCGTCAACAGCCTTGTGGGCGAGCAGGTCACCACCACCGGCGTGCGCCGGCCCACCACCAACAGCCCCGTCCTGGCGTGCAACCCCGCCGACGTCGACTGGTTCAGCGAGGCGTCGTTCCTGCCCACCCTGCCGCGCGTGCGCCAGCAGGGCCTGGCCATGCCCGGCAAGGACGGCATGCTCGTGCTGGCGCCGAGCGAGTCGATGCCCGAGGGCGTTGCCCTGCTCGACACCCCCGACGTCGACTCCGCGGTGTCGGCCCACCACGAGTTCGCCGCGAAGTTCCTCGACGCCGCCGACCTGTGGGTGTTCGTCACCACCAGCCGCCGCTACGCCGACGCCCGCGTCTGGGAGTTCCTGCAGGTCGCCCGCGACCGCGACACCTCCCTGGCCGTCGTGCTGTCCCGGGTGCCCAAGAAGGGCCGCCGCCAGCTGGTCGAGCACTTCGGCGCCATGCTGGAGGCCAACGGCCTGGGCGGCGCCACCCGGTTCGTCATCCCCGAGACCGACCAGATCGCGGGCGAGCGCTTCAAGGGCAACACCGTCGACCCCATCCGCGACTACCTCGCCGACGTCGCCGGCGACCTCGTGCAGCGCGACCGCGTGTCGCTGCGCACCTTCATCGGGGTCATCGACAGCTTCCGCACCCGCGTGCCCGACCTCGCCAAGCAGGTCGAGGTCCAGGTCGAGATCCGCCGCGCCCTGGAGTCGGCCGTGCAGTCGGCCTACGAGTCCGCCGGGGCCGAGGTCGACACCGCCCTCAGCGACGGCTCCCTGCTCACCGGCAACCTGCTGGCCCGCTGGCACGACATCGCCGCCAGCGGCGAACTGGTGCGCATGCTGCGCTCGCGCGGCAAGCGCAAACCGCGCGGCGGCGGGCAGGAGCGCGACCGCGTTCAGGCGCTGGAGCGGGCGGTGCGCGACAGCCTGGAGTCGCTGGTGCTGACCTCCGCCGAGCGCGCCGTGGAGCGGGTGGCCGACCGCTGGTCCGACATCCCCGGCGGCCAGGACCTCGCCGACCGCGCCGGCGGGCGCCGCCTGCCCGAGTCCTTCGGCCCCCGCACGCGCGACGCCGTCGCCGCCTGGCAGCACACCGTCAGCGAGATGATCGCCGCCGACGGCGCCACCAAGCGCTCGGTCGCCCGCGTGGCCGACTTCGACAAGCAGGCGTTCACCCTCGTGCTCATCGTGGAACTGCTCGGCTTCGACGCGGCCTCCGCCGCCGGCGGCGCCCGGACGTCACCGAACCGTTTGCTCAAGGGTGTGTTCGGCGCTGATTCCCTGCGTAACATTGGCAACAGGGCACGCAACGACCTTCGGCAGCGGATCGGCACCCTGCTGTATGAGGAGCGCACCCGCTTCACCGACACGCTGGCCGCCGTCAAGCTGCCCGACGAATCCGACGCCGTCCAGCTCTACCAAGCGACGTACAACCTTGAGATTGCGCGATGA
- a CDS encoding YfjP family GTPase, with amino-acid sequence MTTQWNPAHADEEPEAAGNQAADRPAPGPAPEPSPDARRAQAGWTGYVVPEADRLNAGWAPPAADAWPARRPVGPPADSYPALRRAVDLQSGVAAAGIVPPETTGPSVPASRPDPADDAPPARSADPAPRREPDSAAPAARPEPAPRSTPGRHAAPPRSAARRRDEDDPDDDRLAAWVGSLAEVDEAGMIAGRRTGPIPAVAAADTPRGGESGTGPAPEDLADPPARTAAAAPEAGPEPAAPPSGPAESAGHGPSTGTAPDTVADDDEYEPTTGEWWQPMPATTREELITRLDALSALVGIGHDDFDRELIEDAHHLLNHAGARLRLSADHTVVALAGGTGSGKSSLFNALCGLEFSRVGITRPTTSSAHACVWGNEGAEGLLSWLGVPRRNRHSRTSELDRAGSELSGLILLDLPDHDSVRAMHTAEADRLIGACDLIVWVLDPQKYADAAVHHRYLAEMSGYGAVTVAVLNQVDRVEPDELEELLTDLRRLLETESGVQTRVLTTSTVTGQGIRQLRSLLADTVGERRALIDRLVADLDRVVVGFERYHGDPAAPGVEPVLPERVRTRLVDDLVAAAGVSAIADTAESVYEQRGAQRVGWPLGRWIRGLRRDPLRAVGADLGGEGGDPAVVEPHGAGIDKAAVAVADHAAGSLPWPWPRRVRAAARGGLDALPRELSQAVASTVPPSGDTPAWWQVVRVLQYLLTALSGAGLVWLVALLVSWLGGGLTGLPVLDDPRFLGLAAAVVVATPLVGWLIGNGCVNLVSVAAAQRRERIEQRSAQRAREIAEQRILAPVEQELARYLESCQALATAQGPRR; translated from the coding sequence ATGACGACTCAGTGGAACCCCGCTCACGCTGACGAGGAGCCGGAGGCGGCGGGGAACCAGGCGGCCGACCGCCCGGCACCGGGCCCGGCGCCGGAACCCTCTCCGGACGCGCGCCGCGCGCAGGCGGGCTGGACCGGCTACGTCGTACCCGAGGCCGACCGCCTGAACGCCGGGTGGGCGCCGCCCGCCGCCGACGCCTGGCCCGCCCGCCGCCCGGTGGGGCCCCCGGCCGACTCCTACCCGGCCCTGCGCCGCGCGGTCGACCTCCAGTCGGGCGTGGCCGCCGCGGGCATCGTCCCGCCCGAGACCACCGGCCCCAGCGTGCCCGCCTCCCGCCCCGACCCCGCCGACGACGCGCCGCCGGCCCGGTCGGCCGATCCCGCGCCGCGGCGCGAACCCGACTCCGCCGCCCCCGCCGCACGGCCCGAACCCGCCCCGCGCAGCACGCCCGGCCGCCACGCTGCGCCCCCGCGCAGCGCCGCCCGCCGCCGCGACGAGGACGACCCCGACGACGACCGCCTCGCCGCCTGGGTGGGCAGCCTCGCCGAGGTCGACGAGGCCGGCATGATCGCGGGCCGCCGCACCGGCCCCATCCCCGCGGTCGCGGCCGCCGACACCCCGCGCGGCGGCGAGTCCGGCACCGGGCCCGCCCCCGAGGACCTCGCCGACCCGCCCGCACGGACCGCCGCGGCGGCTCCCGAGGCCGGCCCCGAGCCCGCCGCGCCGCCGTCCGGCCCCGCCGAATCCGCCGGCCACGGCCCCTCCACCGGCACCGCCCCGGACACCGTCGCCGACGACGACGAGTACGAGCCCACCACCGGCGAGTGGTGGCAGCCCATGCCCGCCACCACCCGCGAGGAGCTGATCACCCGCCTGGACGCGCTGTCGGCGCTGGTGGGCATCGGGCACGACGACTTCGACCGCGAGCTGATCGAGGACGCCCACCACCTGCTCAACCACGCCGGCGCCCGGCTGCGGCTCTCGGCCGACCACACGGTCGTGGCGCTGGCCGGCGGCACCGGCAGCGGCAAGTCATCGCTGTTCAACGCGCTGTGCGGACTGGAGTTCTCCCGTGTGGGGATCACCCGGCCCACCACCTCCTCGGCGCACGCCTGCGTCTGGGGCAACGAGGGCGCCGAGGGCCTGCTGAGCTGGCTGGGCGTGCCGCGCCGCAACCGCCACTCCCGCACCAGCGAGCTGGACCGCGCCGGCTCGGAGCTGTCCGGGCTGATCCTGCTGGACCTGCCCGACCACGACTCCGTGCGCGCCATGCACACCGCCGAGGCCGACCGCCTCATCGGCGCCTGCGACCTCATCGTGTGGGTCCTGGACCCCCAGAAGTACGCCGACGCCGCCGTGCACCACCGCTACCTCGCCGAGATGTCGGGCTACGGCGCCGTCACCGTGGCCGTCCTCAACCAGGTCGACCGGGTCGAGCCCGATGAGCTTGAGGAGCTGCTGACCGACCTCCGGCGGCTGCTGGAGACCGAGTCCGGCGTGCAGACCCGGGTGCTGACCACCTCCACCGTCACCGGCCAGGGCATCCGCCAGCTGCGCTCGCTGCTGGCCGACACCGTGGGCGAGCGCCGGGCCCTCATCGACCGGCTGGTGGCCGACCTCGACCGCGTCGTCGTGGGCTTCGAGCGCTACCACGGCGACCCCGCGGCACCCGGCGTCGAGCCCGTCCTGCCCGAGCGGGTGCGTACCCGCCTGGTGGACGACCTGGTCGCGGCGGCCGGGGTCTCGGCCATCGCCGACACCGCCGAGTCCGTCTACGAGCAGCGCGGCGCCCAGCGCGTGGGGTGGCCGCTGGGCCGCTGGATCCGCGGGCTGCGCCGCGACCCGCTGCGCGCGGTGGGCGCCGACCTCGGCGGCGAGGGCGGCGACCCCGCCGTGGTGGAGCCGCACGGGGCCGGCATCGACAAGGCCGCCGTCGCCGTGGCCGACCACGCCGCGGGATCGCTGCCGTGGCCCTGGCCGCGCCGCGTTCGGGCGGCCGCGCGCGGCGGACTGGACGCCCTGCCGCGCGAGCTCTCCCAGGCGGTCGCCTCGACCGTCCCGCCGAGCGGCGACACCCCGGCCTGGTGGCAGGTCGTGCGGGTGCTCCAGTACCTGCTGACCGCCCTGTCGGGGGCCGGCCTGGTATGGCTGGTCGCGCTGCTGGTGAGCTGGCTGGGCGGCGGCCTCACCGGTCTGCCGGTGCTGGACGACCCCCGGTTCCTCGGTCTCGCGGCGGCGGTCGTGGTGGCCACGCCGCTGGTCGGCTGGCTGATCGGCAACGGCTGCGTCAACCTGGTGTCGGTGGCCGCCGCGCAGCGGCGCGAGCGGATCGAGCAGCGCTCGGCCCAGCGCGCCCGCGAGATCGCCGAGCAGCGGATCCTCGCCCCCGTGGAGCAGGAGCTGGCGCGCTACCTGGAGTCCTGCCAGGCACTGGCCACCGCGCAAGGCCCGCGCCGCTGA
- a CDS encoding sensor domain-containing diguanylate cyclase: protein MAVAEQGVAERRRPWTLWWRAWPVFAQPRRLVVFMSVVLTCAALMGAWSGVLTPVRGDELATFAALTICAGVCVEAMRRLGTPAGLTRDLLGAWWFPTLLLLPPMYSLILPVPVYLLLQFRIRRTVIHRRLFNAASVAVSGFIASLLFHSALADDTASALRVPMAITEDHITSVEGASMAVLCCAAFTVVNTLIVAVAVHLSASDAPWRQMLFDREALTVDCVELCVGVTAAILTGLSPVLLAIALPPAMLLQRSLLFQQLQTAARTDPKTGLLNASTWEAEAAAELARARQSGRAAALLIIDIDHFKAVNDTYGHLFGDHVLLGVATTLGAQLRKADVIGRFGGEEFVVLLPDADMAEACRAAERLRMRIGRMGLSANGDDVRITVSLGVAVLNVHGDDLVDLLAAADLALYRAKGAGRNRVCLPVMTRPAVTARRPGPAVPEAPPEPSMARHVPRPRATEGGRPDAPSGSGAAGGQEP from the coding sequence GTGGCGGTGGCCGAGCAAGGGGTGGCTGAGCGGCGGCGGCCGTGGACCCTGTGGTGGAGGGCCTGGCCGGTGTTCGCCCAGCCGCGCCGACTTGTGGTCTTCATGAGCGTGGTCCTGACCTGTGCCGCGCTGATGGGGGCGTGGTCGGGCGTGCTGACCCCCGTCCGGGGCGACGAACTCGCCACCTTCGCCGCCCTCACCATCTGCGCCGGGGTGTGCGTGGAGGCCATGCGCCGCCTGGGCACCCCCGCGGGGCTCACCCGCGACCTGCTCGGCGCGTGGTGGTTCCCCACGCTGCTGCTGCTCCCGCCGATGTACTCCCTGATCCTCCCGGTTCCCGTCTACCTTCTGCTGCAGTTCCGCATCCGCCGCACGGTCATCCACCGGCGGCTGTTCAACGCCGCCTCGGTGGCGGTGTCGGGCTTCATCGCCTCGCTGCTGTTCCACAGCGCGCTGGCCGACGACACCGCGTCGGCGCTGCGCGTGCCCATGGCCATCACCGAGGACCACATCACCTCGGTCGAGGGCGCGTCGATGGCGGTCCTGTGCTGCGCGGCGTTCACCGTCGTCAACACTTTGATCGTGGCGGTCGCGGTGCACCTCAGCGCCTCCGACGCCCCGTGGCGGCAGATGCTCTTCGACCGCGAGGCGCTGACCGTCGACTGCGTGGAGCTGTGCGTGGGCGTCACGGCCGCCATCCTCACCGGTCTGTCGCCGGTGCTGCTGGCCATCGCGCTGCCCCCGGCGATGCTCCTCCAGCGCAGCCTGCTGTTCCAGCAGTTGCAGACCGCCGCGCGCACCGACCCCAAGACCGGTCTGCTCAACGCCAGCACCTGGGAGGCCGAGGCCGCGGCCGAACTCGCGCGGGCGCGGCAGAGCGGCCGGGCGGCGGCGCTGCTGATCATCGACATCGACCACTTCAAGGCCGTCAACGACACCTACGGCCACCTCTTCGGCGACCACGTGCTGCTGGGCGTGGCCACCACCCTCGGCGCCCAGCTGCGCAAGGCCGACGTGATCGGCCGGTTCGGCGGCGAGGAGTTCGTGGTCCTGCTGCCCGACGCCGACATGGCCGAGGCCTGCCGCGCCGCCGAACGGCTGCGCATGCGGATCGGCCGCATGGGGCTCAGCGCCAACGGCGACGACGTCCGCATCACGGTCTCCCTGGGCGTGGCCGTGCTCAACGTCCACGGCGACGACCTGGTCGACCTCCTGGCGGCGGCCGACCTCGCGCTGTACCGGGCCAAGGGCGCCGGCCGCAACCGGGTGTGCCTGCCGGTCATGACCCGCCCCGCGGTCACCGCCCGCCGGCCCGGCCCCGCCGTGCCCGAGGCCCCGCCCGAGCCCTCCATGGCCCGCCACGTGCCGCGTCCCCGCGCCACCGAGGGCGGGCGGCCCGACGCGCCCAGCGGTTCGGGCGCCGCCGGCGGACAGGAGCCCTGA
- a CDS encoding DUF4192 domain-containing protein, with protein MEANRPNPTAPRTPAVLTLTTPADIVAAVPYLLGYHPNDTLVVLGLRGATPRLHTLFRCDLGEHITAHPAEAARHLVTGLRADDCGTALIVGYGPAADITRCVDALRRCAAEAGIAVGEALRVADGRYWSYVCDSPACCPAEGVALDLAASAVSATAVANGLSAWQSLNRIRAYLAPVEGAARAPMRAATRRAERRGRRLRAAAPGRDSFGPRFRVQGARVVRTAIAAALRGDLPRAPDHLAWLGVLLTCVRVRDDAWVRIDPGTADAHVRLWREVLRHVEPGYRPAPGCLLAVAAWTRGDIALADAALDLVRAADPGYPLADLLCQALRAGLPWQGFPAERLDAVRPLDSP; from the coding sequence ATGGAAGCCAACCGTCCGAACCCCACCGCCCCCCGCACCCCCGCCGTCCTCACCCTCACCACACCCGCCGACATCGTCGCCGCCGTCCCCTACCTGCTCGGCTACCACCCCAACGACACCCTCGTCGTGCTGGGCCTGCGCGGCGCGACCCCGCGCCTGCACACCCTCTTCCGCTGCGACCTGGGCGAGCACATCACCGCGCACCCCGCCGAGGCCGCGCGCCACCTCGTCACCGGGCTGCGGGCCGACGACTGCGGCACCGCGCTGATCGTGGGCTACGGACCCGCCGCCGACATCACCCGCTGCGTCGACGCCCTGCGCCGCTGCGCCGCCGAGGCCGGCATCGCCGTGGGCGAGGCGCTGCGGGTCGCCGACGGCCGCTACTGGTCCTATGTGTGCGACTCACCCGCCTGCTGCCCGGCCGAGGGCGTGGCGCTCGACCTCGCCGCCTCGGCGGTGTCGGCCACCGCCGTGGCCAACGGCCTCAGCGCCTGGCAGAGCCTGAACCGAATCCGCGCCTACCTCGCGCCGGTCGAGGGCGCCGCCCGCGCGCCCATGCGCGCCGCCACCCGCCGGGCCGAGCGCCGCGGCCGCCGCCTGCGCGCGGCGGCGCCCGGGCGCGACTCCTTCGGCCCCCGGTTCCGGGTGCAGGGCGCCCGCGTGGTGCGGACCGCGATCGCGGCGGCGTTGCGGGGCGACCTCCCGCGCGCCCCCGACCACCTGGCGTGGCTGGGCGTCCTGCTGACCTGCGTGCGGGTGCGCGACGACGCCTGGGTGCGGATCGACCCCGGCACGGCCGACGCCCACGTGCGGCTGTGGCGCGAGGTGCTGCGCCACGTCGAGCCCGGCTACCGACCCGCGCCGGGGTGCCTGCTGGCGGTGGCGGCCTGGACCCGCGGCGACATCGCGCTGGCCGACGCCGCCCTCGACCTCGTGCGCGCGGCCGATCCCGGCTACCCGCTGGCCGACCTCCTGTGCCAGGCCCTGCGGGCCGGGTTGCCCTGGCAGGGCTTCCCGGCCGAGCGCCTGGACGCGGTCCGGCCCCTGGACAGCCCGTGA
- the ettA gene encoding energy-dependent translational throttle protein EttA produces MPEYIYSLRNVRKAHGDKVVLDDVSGQFLLGAKIGVVGPNGAGKSTLLKLMAGVEQPSNGEARLMPGFSVGLLAQEPRLDPEKTVLQNVEDGVAETKAMLQQFNDIAEKMATDYSDELLAEMGKLQEQLDHRNAWDLDSQLAQAMDALRCPPPDSDVTTLSGGEKRRVALCKLLLEQPDLLLLDEPTNHLDAESVQWLETHLEGYPGTIIAITHDRYFLDNVATWILELDRGKLYPYEGNYTTYLDTKAARLKVEGQKDAKRQKRLADELEWVRSNAKARQTKSRARLQRYEEMAAEAAKTRKLDFEEIQIPPGPRLGTTVVEVKNLTKGFDDRVLIEDLSFSLPPNGIVGVIGPNGVGKTTLFKMIVGEEQPDSGTINVGDTVQISYVDQYRGRIEDKKNVWEVVSDGESFIQVGNVEIPSRAYVAAFGFKGSDQQKPAGVLSGGERNRVNLALTLKQGGNLLLLDEPTNDLDVDTLGSLENALLDFPGCAVITSHDRWFLDRVATHILAWEGGANWFWFEGNFESYEKNKVERLGAEAARPHAVTHRKLTRD; encoded by the coding sequence ATGCCGGAGTACATCTACAGCTTGCGAAACGTGCGCAAGGCGCACGGCGACAAGGTCGTGCTTGACGACGTCTCGGGGCAGTTCCTGCTCGGGGCGAAGATCGGCGTGGTGGGGCCGAACGGCGCGGGTAAGTCCACGCTGCTGAAGCTCATGGCCGGGGTCGAGCAGCCGTCCAACGGAGAGGCCCGCCTCATGCCGGGCTTCAGCGTCGGCCTGCTCGCCCAGGAACCGCGCCTCGACCCCGAGAAAACCGTCCTGCAGAACGTCGAGGACGGCGTTGCCGAGACCAAGGCGATGCTCCAGCAGTTCAACGACATCGCCGAGAAGATGGCCACCGACTACTCCGACGAACTCCTCGCGGAGATGGGCAAGCTGCAGGAGCAGCTCGACCACCGCAACGCCTGGGACCTCGACAGCCAGCTCGCCCAGGCCATGGACGCCCTGCGGTGCCCCCCGCCGGACTCCGACGTCACCACCCTCTCCGGTGGCGAGAAGCGCCGCGTGGCGCTGTGCAAGCTGCTGCTGGAGCAGCCCGACCTCCTCCTGCTCGACGAGCCCACCAACCACCTCGACGCCGAGAGCGTGCAGTGGCTGGAGACCCACCTGGAGGGCTACCCGGGCACCATCATCGCGATCACCCACGACCGCTACTTCCTCGACAACGTCGCGACCTGGATCCTCGAACTCGACCGCGGCAAGCTCTACCCCTACGAGGGCAACTACACCACCTACCTCGACACCAAGGCCGCCCGCCTCAAGGTCGAGGGCCAGAAGGACGCCAAGCGGCAGAAGCGCCTGGCCGACGAGCTGGAATGGGTGCGCTCCAACGCCAAGGCCCGCCAGACCAAGAGCCGCGCCCGCCTGCAGCGCTACGAGGAGATGGCGGCCGAGGCCGCCAAGACCCGCAAGCTGGACTTCGAGGAGATCCAGATCCCGCCGGGTCCGCGCCTGGGCACCACCGTGGTCGAGGTCAAGAACCTCACCAAGGGTTTCGACGACCGCGTGCTGATCGAGGACCTGTCGTTCTCCCTGCCGCCCAACGGCATCGTCGGCGTCATCGGCCCCAACGGCGTCGGCAAGACCACGCTCTTCAAGATGATCGTGGGCGAGGAGCAGCCCGACTCCGGCACCATCAACGTCGGCGACACCGTGCAGATCTCCTACGTCGACCAGTACCGGGGCCGCATCGAGGACAAGAAGAACGTCTGGGAGGTCGTCTCCGACGGCGAGAGCTTCATCCAGGTCGGCAACGTCGAGATCCCCAGCCGCGCCTACGTCGCCGCGTTCGGGTTCAAGGGCTCCGACCAGCAGAAGCCGGCCGGCGTGCTCTCCGGCGGCGAGCGCAACCGGGTGAACCTCGCGCTCACCCTCAAGCAGGGCGGCAACCTGCTGCTGCTGGACGAGCCCACCAACGACCTCGACGTCGACACCCTGGGCTCGCTGGAGAACGCGCTGCTGGACTTCCCCGGCTGCGCCGTGATCACCAGCCACGACCGCTGGTTCCTGGACCGGGTCGCCACCCACATCCTGGCCTGGGAGGGCGGCGCCAACTGGTTCTGGTTCGAGGGCAACTTCGAGTCCTACGAGAAGAACAAGGTGGAGCGCCTCGGCGCCGAGGCCGCGCGCCCGCACGCGGTCACCCACCGCAAGCTCACCCGCGACTGA
- a CDS encoding globin, with product MTSPREDQQTFYDAVGGEDTFVRLVRRFYEGVAADPVLRPLYPEEDLGPAEERLRLFLMQYWGGPRTYSEQRGHPRLRMRHFPFRIGSRERDHWLAHMRAAVDDLSLPEPLDRQLWEYLVYAAHSMVNAPDDLPAAEDTADLTVRPPENPAP from the coding sequence ATGACTTCCCCGCGCGAAGACCAGCAGACGTTCTACGACGCCGTGGGCGGAGAGGACACCTTCGTCCGCCTCGTGCGCCGCTTCTACGAGGGCGTGGCCGCCGACCCCGTGCTGCGTCCCCTCTACCCCGAGGAGGACCTCGGCCCCGCCGAGGAGCGGCTGCGCCTGTTCCTCATGCAGTACTGGGGCGGTCCCCGCACCTACAGCGAGCAGCGCGGCCACCCGCGCCTGCGCATGCGGCACTTCCCGTTCCGCATCGGCTCGCGTGAACGCGACCACTGGCTGGCCCACATGCGCGCCGCCGTGGACGACCTCTCCCTGCCCGAGCCGCTGGACCGCCAGCTGTGGGAATACCTGGTCTACGCCGCGCACAGCATGGTGAACGCGCCCGACGACCTCCCCGCGGCCGAGGACACCGCCGACCTTACGGTGCGTCCGCCGGAGAACCCCGCCCCCTGA
- a CDS encoding TetR/AcrR family transcriptional regulator C-terminal domain-containing protein, with protein sequence MGAGAGEPGGVWLRAGGDRPRRERLTRERIVEAAVGLLDAEGVPGFSMRRLAARLRAGTMSLYEYVSGKEDVLDLALDAVLGELPPAAPDTPWRAAVTAQAAQSRRVMLRHPWVPALVGTRPLLGPNALAASERFHAALAATGLDDRRVAAAVSAVTGYVDGYVLKEALWRARHRDPAAEADLRGRVWAHIGERADAYPALGLYARLAAEGATDFDTQFRIGLDIVLDGIAAQIGGAGSAAVRTGPRGG encoded by the coding sequence ATGGGTGCCGGAGCCGGGGAGCCCGGCGGGGTGTGGCTGCGCGCCGGCGGCGATCGGCCGCGCCGGGAGCGGCTGACCCGCGAGCGGATCGTCGAGGCGGCGGTCGGCCTGCTGGACGCCGAGGGCGTGCCCGGGTTCTCCATGCGCCGCCTGGCGGCGCGGCTGCGGGCCGGTACCATGTCGCTGTACGAGTACGTCAGCGGCAAGGAGGACGTGCTCGACCTGGCGCTGGACGCGGTCCTCGGCGAGCTCCCGCCGGCCGCGCCGGACACCCCGTGGCGCGCGGCCGTCACCGCCCAGGCGGCCCAGAGCCGACGGGTCATGCTGCGCCACCCCTGGGTGCCGGCGCTGGTGGGCACCCGGCCGCTGCTGGGCCCCAACGCGCTGGCCGCCTCCGAGCGGTTCCACGCCGCCCTGGCCGCCACCGGCCTGGACGACCGCCGGGTCGCCGCGGCCGTCAGCGCCGTCACCGGCTACGTCGACGGCTACGTGCTCAAAGAGGCCCTGTGGCGGGCGCGCCACCGCGATCCGGCGGCAGAGGCCGACCTGCGCGGCCGCGTCTGGGCGCACATCGGCGAGCGCGCCGACGCCTACCCGGCGCTGGGGCTCTACGCCCGGCTGGCCGCCGAGGGCGCCACCGACTTCGACACCCAGTTCCGCATCGGCCTGGACATCGTGCTCGACGGCATCGCGGCGCAGATCGGGGGCGCCGGGTCCGCGGCGGTCCGGACCGGACCACGGGGCGGGTGA